A part of Neodiprion pinetum isolate iyNeoPine1 chromosome 4, iyNeoPine1.2, whole genome shotgun sequence genomic DNA contains:
- the tum gene encoding rac GTPase-activating protein 1 — MTTSLSILASHDELVRCTNVLVNGSCEEEFLRFAINQEEMRQKWLASVQECQRLHSALEKSHLESADLERKLSHARRLLDEEKRRRRIVEDQRNSLERQISMVRDLFLHDGGRNLNDETREKLQFLNNTTLNNRSSNVHLKDLHHADKLNTIAELDSTGSLLSDLSCFSKSEDDLDASVMLQQNQKKREWKEHRPSGEYSTKKRRSSIQKAVDLNTSDRIVATTTVVLPKDGPITASSVIEAKPGNENEDPNTQIKQSPHKYRTSADRSRQKSSHMDAKNPLMDVEPSAPKADIMTSGSDSEGVFKPSPNIGGYTLNIKSSRGHTFTAKTVIKPEVCTPCGKRIRFGRVALKCRECRATSHAECKDLVPLPCVPAGNTPTLRGISGTIADYTPMIPPMVPSLVVHCINEVELRGMGEQGLYRVNGGSSDVKCLKDKFLKGKGAPNLSDIDIPTICSTLKDFLRTLREPLITVGLWADFARATAISDKQDADAALYQAISELPQPNRDTLAFLILHLQRVSSSPECKMPITNLAKVFGPTLVGYSCQEPSPNSMLSETKSQVAIVESLLKIPSDYWANFVNSEGLNGVGTPKTGELRHTPSTESLLKRTASRGFFNTPISSSRTFMRKNKKYFATPPSKSGY, encoded by the exons ATGACAACTTCACTGTCGATATTGGCCTCTCACGATGAGCTGGTACGTTGTACCAATGTACTCGTCAACGGATCGTGCGAAGAAG AATTTCTGCGCTTTGCTATCAACCAGGAAGAGATGCGACAAAAATGGTTGGCATCTGTACAGGAATGCCAGCGACTTCATTCTGCTTTGGAAAAATCTCATTTAGAGTCGGCAGATctagaaagaaaattaagtcATGCTCGTCGACTTCTTGACGAGGaaaaacgacgacgacgtaTCGTTGAAGATCAACGTAACTCGTtg GAACGACAAATATCCATGGTTCGTGACTTGTTCCTACACGATGGAGGTAGAAACCTGAATGATGAAACACGTGAAAAGTTGCAATTCCTCAATAATACAACATTGAATAATCGCAGCAGCAACGTTCATCTAAAAGACTTGCATCACGCTGATAA gCTTAATACAATAGCAGAATTGGATTCTACCGGGTCTCTGCTTAGCGATCTGagttgtttttcaaaatcggagGACGACTTGGACGCGAGTGTCATGCTCCAGCAAAATCAAAAGAAACGGGAATGGAAAGAGCACAGACCAAGCGGGGAATATTCAACCAAGAAAAGGCGCAGCAGCATTCAGAAAGCTGTAGACTTGAATACATCAGATCGGATAGTAGCGACAACTACTGTTGTTCTGCCCAAGGATGGACCCATCACGGCGTCTTCTGTAATTGAAGCAAAGCCTgggaatgaaaatgaagatCCAAATACTCAAATAAAACAGAGCCCCCACAAATATCGCACGAGTGCTGACCGCTCCAGACAAAAAAGTTCACACATGGATGCAAAAAATCCATTGATGGACGTGGAG CCTTCAGCTCCAAAAGCCGACATCATGACTTCCGGTTCAGATTCCGAAGGTGTATTTAAGCCCAGCCCTAATATCGGTGGATATACTTTGAACATTAAATCGTCCAGGGGTCACACTTTCACGGCAAAGACTGTTATCAAGCCAGAAGTATGCACTCCTTGTGGCAAACG TATTCGATTCGGACGCGTAGCTTTGAAATGCAGAGAGTGCAGAGCTACTTCTCACGCCGAATGTAAAGACCTAGTACCATTGCCGTGCGTACCTGCAGGAAATACTCCGACTTTGCGTGGTATTTCT GGTACAATTGCAGATTATACCCCCATGATACCACCCATGGTGCCGTCGCTGGTGGTACACTGCATAAATGAGGTCGAACTGAGGGGAATGGGCGAACAAGGTTTATACAGGGTGAATGGTGGTTCGAGCGACGTTAAATGCTTGAaggacaaatttttgaaaggaAAGGGTGCACCCAACCTTTCCGACATTGATATACCGACTATTTGTTCAACTTTGAAAGATTTCTTGAG AACTCTTCGCGAACCTTTGATCACAGTCGGACTATGGGCAGATTTTGCAAGAGCGACGGCCATTTCTGATAAACAGGATGCTGATGCTGCTCTTTACCAAGCGATATCGGAATTACCGCAACCGAATCGCGATACATTAGCATTCTTGATTCTCCATTTGCAGCGAGTGTCGAGCAGTCCAGAATGCAAAATGCCGATCACTAATCTTGCCAAAGTATTCGGACCAACTCTTGTCGGCTATAGCTGCCAGGAACCATCTCCAAACTCAATGCTAAGTGAAACAAAAAGCCAAGTTGCA ATAGTGGAAAGTCTGTTGAAGATTCCGTCAGATTATTGGGCAAATTTTGTCAACTCCGAAGGTCTAAACGGAGTGGGAACACCGAAAACTGGGGAACTTAGACACACTCCGTCTACAGAGTCACTTTTAAAACGAACAGCATCTAGGGGATTTTTCAATACTCCTATCAGTTCAAG CCGAACGTTcatgagaaaaaacaaaaaatactttGCGACACCACCATCAAAAAGCGGGTACTAA